GTAAGAACCAAAACAGCCTCTACCCTGCTTGGCATTGATCCTAAGTATTATCTGTTCCCTATTCCTTTGAGTGAAATGCAAACCAACAAGCTGATGAAGCAGAACGATGGTTATTGATTTTAATTAAAACAACTTACTGAATATGAAAAAGAAAAATCATCTCATACTACTCTCCTTCCTGCTGATCCTGATATTAGGCAGTTGCGAAAAGAAGGAACTGGGAAACCCTCCCGCAAGTACAATTGCTGATTTCAGTTTCACACTCTCAAATGATGGCTACTTTCCTTGTACGGCGACTTTCTCCAATAGTTCATTGAACGCGAAAGGTTATCATTGGGATTTTGGAAATGGCGCTACCTCAACTGAAGAAAACCCTGTTGTAGAATATACTGCTCCCGGGCTTTACACAGTTACTTTAACCTGTACTCCTGAGAACGATGTGTATTATAACGAGCTGGTGAAAACACTGGTTATCAATGTAAAGGACCCGTTAGCCGGATTTACCCAGGTGATGTATTTCACTTCCCGCGGCCCGGAAGGTGGAAACGGACACCTGGTCATACTTAGTGATGGAGCCCCTGTTGTGCAGGATTTTGAAAAGGTTGACCTTTCAAGGCCATATGGGATTGCAGTTGATACCATTAACAGCAAAGTATATATCTCTGACTACTCATTGGGTGTAATCTATAAATATGACGCCGACGGGAAGAATCCGGTAAAAATCCTTGATGTGAGTGTCCCCGGACAGGAAATTGTAGATTCACCCGAAGCCCTGATGGTACTTGGTGATAAGCTATACTGGGGCAGGCCCGGTGGCATTTATCGCTGCAACCTTGATGGATCCAATCCTGAACCTTTCATCAATACTGGCACATCTGAACCAGAGTATCCCATTGATATGCAGTATGATGCTGCTACCGGAAAAATCTTTTTAGTAAATGACCGAACCGATTATACCGGAGGATACTTTACAGTAAATTTTGATGGAACCGGGATGACCGAGCACATTGTCGATATCGATGGAACAGCGATTGAACTGAACCCTTTCAGCAGAAAAGTATATATGGCAGTATATGCGGTTGATGGTACAGCCATTACTGAAAATGGAATTTATATGTGCAATACAGATGGCACTTCCCTTGGTAAAATCGGTGAATTTGGATCCAAAGCCACCTGGGGTATGACCATCGATTATAAGAACAACAAACTCTTCTGGGGTTATAAAATCAGCAACTCCAATCCCGACGGGAAAATCATCCGATCAAACCTCGATGGTTCCGGTCAGGAAGACTGGATAACTGGAGTGAGTCCGCATGCGATGCAAATATCCTGGGTAAAACTGTGTCAAGGCGGGCAATAGAATCATCTTGAAACCGCCTTGGCGACTGGATTGCAAGGTAAATGGAGCTCTCATCTTTCAGGCAGTGTTCAAAAGAACTATATCCATGACTTCCTGCATACCCCAGCCTAAACAAAAGGCTGCCTCTTTATTGAGACAGCCTTTCTCTTTCCTGGCAGATTAATCACTTTGAGACGAATTATACCGAAAGGAAATGCAGCATTATTTTTGCTAACCTATCCGATCAGGTATAAAATACAAACCACATTAGTGCGTCACATTCACTTTTCGGGTGATAGTTCCAGAAGAGGTTTGAAGTCTTAAGATGTAAACACCTTTTTCCAGGCGTGAAACTGGAATGAAGGCTTGTTTAGTTTCGTTAACTGAACGATAAACCTGGCGGCCATCAGCAGTGAAAAGGCTTATTTCAGCATTTTCGAAGTCACCGCTAACCTTCACCTGATCAGTTGCCGGATTTGGGAATACTGATAAATGGAGAGCAGGTTCAGCATTAACACTTACATCGGTATTATAGATTACCTGTATACTATCGAGCAATAATTTATACATATCGGTGCATTCAAAATGACACCAGGTAAGATAAATATCTTCCCCGATAAATGGCGTAAGGTCAATCAGTCGCTCCTTCCAAACATAATACTCAGTCAACGTAGTAGTTTCTGTGAAAAGCACATTGGAGAAATCTGCCACCTGGTTTCCTGTTGTAGAAAGGGCAACTTTGTATTTTTCCTCAAAAT
This genomic interval from Bacteroidales bacterium contains the following:
- a CDS encoding PKD domain-containing protein yields the protein MKKKNHLILLSFLLILILGSCEKKELGNPPASTIADFSFTLSNDGYFPCTATFSNSSLNAKGYHWDFGNGATSTEENPVVEYTAPGLYTVTLTCTPENDVYYNELVKTLVINVKDPLAGFTQVMYFTSRGPEGGNGHLVILSDGAPVVQDFEKVDLSRPYGIAVDTINSKVYISDYSLGVIYKYDADGKNPVKILDVSVPGQEIVDSPEALMVLGDKLYWGRPGGIYRCNLDGSNPEPFINTGTSEPEYPIDMQYDAATGKIFLVNDRTDYTGGYFTVNFDGTGMTEHIVDIDGTAIELNPFSRKVYMAVYAVDGTAITENGIYMCNTDGTSLGKIGEFGSKATWGMTIDYKNNKLFWGYKISNSNPDGKIIRSNLDGSGQEDWITGVSPHAMQISWVKLCQGGQ
- a CDS encoding choice-of-anchor J domain-containing protein, with amino-acid sequence MKKPLLLLAMIGISLFSFGQTYLLEEFFDDPENLPSTFTTIDQDGDGYIWRINTWESEVYAVSDSWLSDPGALTPENYLVTPKISLAGLSGTVTLRYTVQVADEEYFEEKYKVALSTTGNQVADFSNVLFTETTTLTEYYVWKERLIDLTPFIGEDIYLTWCHFECTDMYKLLLDSIQVIYNTDVSVNAEPALHLSVFPNPATDQVKVSGDFENAEISLFTADGRQVYRSVNETKQAFIPVSRLEKGVYILRLQTSSGTITRKVNVTH